tgctttttattcatttccagGCTTTTTGTACGACTACACTCAGACGTACGACTGTTCCTTCTACCTGGCTGGGTTCTGCTATCTGCTCTCCTCCCTCTCGCTGTTCTTGGAGCCACTGGCTCAGCGTTGGAGGGCCCGTAAGAAACTGCAGCTAGCCAAGACGGCAGAAAGCAGCTGTAAGACCAATGGCTGCTTCACCCCTGACCGCCTACAGAACGGCGCTGTGTAGGAATGAAGTCCAGAGAAGGCCTTGGATCTTAAAGCAACATGCTCATTGGTGACCAAAGGCCTGCATAGCGTGGACCTCAGACCTCCAGCCTGAAGTCGAGACCTTGAATGTCAGTTTCAGCAGGAGGGGGGGGGGACATGGGTGAAGGACACGCCACAGCTGGGACGTTGGTAAAAAAGACGCTCATGCTGTCTTTCCACAAAAGCCAAATTTCTAGTGTAATATTTTATCTCTTTTTCCTCTCAGATGCATCAGAAGGTGTTATTATATGATACTCAGCACATTAGCAGCGTATTCAGAGaataaatgctttaaaaggCAATATTGGTTCCTAAAAGGGAACCGTTTCCTGCACACGTCAACGATACATACCAAACAATGCCGTCCGTGGCCAAAAATCCCGTCTTCAACCACTTTCTCCGATGAAAACTGAGCCTTTTTCCTGAACCTTTCACCTGCGCTCACTGATATGCACTTTGGGCCAAATTGTGATTATGCTGCATGACAATTCAACTGACCTTTAGCTGCCACATAGCCAAGGCATTGAGTGAGCTCCATTATCACAGCCTGCTCCTTTAACACGACGCATGACACAAAGCCAAAAAAGCTGCGTCTGCTTCAATAGACTGAACTGTCCCACTTGGCTGCAAATCCTCAGGCATGTGTTTGCAGGTATCAAGTGTCTCATCCAATAATCCTGTGTATTCTTATATTCATATAAGCCTCGGAATGTTGTTTTACTTGCAATAGACACACAGCGTTCAGTCTTCCTTGTTTTCAGTTTAGGATGGTTGAATTTCTTTTTTGGATTTCCTGAGAGAAACATTTTATGTTGATTTCCACACATTTATTTGTTCAGAACAATAACGACAACACTAAGTAAAAACTGTGGAGTTTTCCACCCTCAGACTACAAAGTTAGCCCTGCTAGTGTATGAACAAATCATGCAGGGATTATGGAATGGTGAATTCCATGATGTCGCCATCACATGGTTTACCATTTGAGCTGTACTCGCCTGGATTCAAACAAATGTTTATATTAGCACCAATAATAATGAGTAAAAACAgaccttttttctgccactttcagCAAATTAAACACTCACTCCATCAGTATTTTGGCTTATTAACTGCAATCACGTGttaaattcatattttatttactttaaatgaATGCATGCTCAGGATGGTaaaaatgtcaaactcaaggcccgggggccaaatctggcccttcagagcatctgattTGGCTCACAGGAGAaagttgaaatgacatgaatcattgtgtaaattaccaaataattcagttgtaaaagaactctaaatttttccaaaaccgtgcaatttttctcaaattattccacaaaattaataaatcaaaggacatataaagtatttgtcacttattgctgagatattgttgatgccttccagactttatgtctaatttataactggaagtgcaaatttgggcacattaatgttgaaattgttcaatttcccgcctaaaacctgcggcccacttgtaatcaaactggtccatatttggcccctgaactaaaatgagtttgacacctttgCTCTACGTCCTGTCATCAGACTTTAggagcattttttgttttgttttaaaaggttCTTTTCTGCAACTTTCTCCACAGGTTATCACAATTAacattttcctttaaaaaaaaaaaaaaaaaaaaagtatttttgtcGTGTTTAGGTCCTCAGAATGTTAAAGCCCATTCTCCATATTACTTTTGGATGCGTGTTGCAAAAGAAGTTGTCATTGTTTACTTGGCAACACCCACAGATGTAAAAGCTGGCACACAGATCTGTTCTATgcaagtgcacacacacaagcaggcttttgttttgaaaaagcaCAGAAACTTTTGATGTCTGAATAATTTCTACCTATCACAGGTGGAATCTGAGCACAGGAGCTGCCTAAacagctgtttgtttgtttgcagttATGTTTGATAAAGAGTCCATTTATCAGCCGTGTATGTCTTCCAAACTGTGGTGAACATTTATCTAATGTTGACCATATACAAAGTGCACAACGTCCTACACCTAAATGACTCCACAGTGCCTGCAGGATGCCAGGAATAGGCAATGCAtactaatgtttttgtttatagaCAGGAGTCTGTTGGGTTTgtttaacctttttttatatatatatattattgtggatttgcgttttttttttcacctctgCCTTACATATAGTTAATTATCTTGATCTGAATTTCCTGTCATGGCCAAAGACCACGTTAGAAGGTGACTTTACAGTTTTTTCTTCTGGTTATTATTACACAGTGAGCAGGACATGAACCAGCATTGTGAGGACAATCACAAACATCTAATGTTATGCTGCCCCCATGTGGCATTAGAAAGTCCGCACTCTAGGAATGCTGTTTCAATTAAATCCGAATTATTCCCCCTCAGCTCGCTTTCACAATGCTGATCTATGCTCTTTGTAATGTTTCTATAACAGCAGTCACGCACAAAAGCTCTCCCAGCTCACGAGTCGCATTCACCACTGGTTTGATTTTTGGCTCTGAGCCGCAGAACATTTTGTACAAGATAAAATCTTCTGAGAATTGTGATGCTTCAAGGATATCTTGTGGTTGGGGTTGATTATTCTGTTATCATGGGTATCATTTTTAGGACCTGCAATATTTCCCTGTGCTATTGGTGACATACCGCACACAGACAGATAACATGTGTTTCAATGGCCATTCTGGCTTCTGGTTTTGTTGACTTAATAATAAAGTATGCCTAATCAATCCTAGTTATCCTGTTTTTGAGCCTGCGGACCTCTTTGTATGCCTTGTAAAAGTGTTCGGGTCAGCTGTAATAAACAGATATGTGACATCTTACTGTTGCTGTCGTGTGACTTAAATCAATACATGcaggacaaaaacaacagtCCAAAGTAACAACGTTTAACACATACTAAGcactttattatttacaaagtaCTTATTAGACAAAATAAGTCCTGTTACATTCATTTTCATACaatagaaagaagaaaaaaaaacaatttgacatGATAGTCACAGTGTGGAAACCTCAAATATAATAcattcaaatataaaaatatatgtgaaatatatatatttcttcaaaaagtgcaacaacatGTTAAAAGATGACATCTGTACGATTGGTGTCAGCTTGCGCTTCGACATGActtaataaactttataaataaagttgaattgaatagtaTTTAGATGATTGATGCTTTTCCTAcactttttaaaacacacatttatggCCAGTTGTCGCAGTttcaagaaaaaatacaaataaaatacaaaaaaaaataagtacagagaaaaaatgataaaacagtCATCCTCATTTTTATCTATACGTAGCATTAAATATGTTTGACTTGTGTTCTGatgttttgagttgtttttatgtacTTACAGAAGGTACACaggtgtcactgtgtgtttagTCCAGCTGTTCAGAGGATGCctgtgtaaaaacacacaaaaatggatcatattaaataaaaacagaaaaaaattgtatatatatatatatatatatatattctttttgaTATAAATTTGTTGAGTCTGTATAGCATACAGACTTATAATGTATTACCTAATACTGAAACAATACATTGTCATCAGGATGGAAAACAAAGTGTACAAAATTAGTTGCCAGCAACTTATTTAATCTCATCTCTATCAAATgtcattgtatttttgtgtagttgtatgtTTAAACTGTGATGTTCAttgtttttggttaaaaatatgTTATGTAACATGTGATGCATTTATTCACCCTCGTTGGACTGAAAGTCTTCATTTTAGAAGATGAACAAAATCTAACAACAGATACAACTAACGGGTGTAAACGTTTATCTTTAAGATTTAACATCATTCTTTAAATTGTTTCTTTGACATGACATTACAGCGATGACTGACGACTTAAACATTGTTTGAAGGAACGTCTAGGTTTTTAGGTCTGACTCCTGTTCACTACAGGATGAACAAATCAAATTATGAGCATTGATTGGACTCAACAAATCAGGTATGTTTCATTGCGTTTCTAGGAAGTCGATGATAAATCAATAATGTGGTTTATTTGTTGTCAATGATTGTCTTTAATGAGGATTGGTGCACTCTTGGACTGGGTGTGGTGCAGGTGTTTAGGATATAAATAACAGAGGAACATCCTTGGACTGCAAAATcatcaaatttgaaaaaaaaaaaatatgtgtagtggtaatgtatattatttaaatgtaggcAATTTTTTAATGAACCAATCAGTTTTAGGtctttttctcattgtttttgtgttttgctgtGACTGCAGTTGCTTAAATTAACCTTAGTCTGACATAATACAACACAGATGAAGAATCTGCAGCGCCAACCactataatattatttgatTGTAGTTTGTCAAGCTCAAACATTTGTGTCTTCTTAATCTTTATTATGGATGTTTTTATCCAATAATGCTGAGGCTGTTTAATTAATATTACAAATCATCTGTAATGATTCAGTCCTAATAaatgcactgttttttttttttatcataatctGGTCTAGATTAGAACCACAACTTTAAATGTGATTTACAAGTAGGTTTATCTAAATATTAGTCAGTCACAAAAAGCAAAGTAAACTCGACATCGTTTCCTACACTTTTGAAAGAATTTAaactctttacattttttttttgattttgttgaaacTCTGCtgattattttcaatatttcacCTCACTATAAAACACGTCAGTGgctttcattaaataaatattttgagtttattttggtTGTGTTGGGTTAAAGCAGCACTAAATTCTTTAGTCAGCTGTAAAACCAGTGTGTACGGTTTGGCATGTGGTGCTGTGATGGTGACACTGGATACTCACCAGTGCTGCCTGTGCCATCGATACAGACCTGGCCAGCAGCACCTGTTCACCTTACTCACCGCCAAGCTGCTTCACACAGCAGTGGGACCTGTGATACCCGGTTCCTAGTGTCAGGTTCTGGACTCTGGGGGAGGAGGCTGGGGTGCTCCGGGGTCTTCTCTGATGAAGCGTGTGATCCTTTCAACATTGGTTCTGACTTTAACGCAGCTATCATGGAAGGTAAGGGTTTATGCAaaggtgttgttttgtttttcctgtgaAAAGTTGCCTTAAAAGAAGATTGGAAGAACAAGAAGGTCTCCGAGAAGAATCATCTGGGATGATGCAGCGTGGGTTCCTTTCAGCCAGTCGGGCGTTCcgttcaaaaacacacaatgggtAGGAAGCAGCTGCGTTCCTAGCTGAGGCTCGGATCAATCCTCAAACATTAAATCAGAGCTGGGCCATGGTTAGTAAACACGTGTCAGCCCACATGGTTCAGCTCAGGCCTCTGCAGTGAGGCTGCATGAACTGGAAGATGCTAGTAGTGAACTCTGACCCACATTCTCCTGAGTGGAGTGTGACATCATCGTCGTTCGGaaccaggaaaaaaagaaacacaccgGGCGGTTAGGTTTTGGGGTTCCATCTGCAAACGCTGCAAACTGGGTTCTGTCTGCCAAACAATGAGGTCAGCGGAGGCTCCTCCTGGGGGTCCTGATCAGATGTTAACATGCCAACAGGAAGTGGATAAAAGCAACAGAGTAGCTGAAAGAGCGATCCTCACAGGGAACAGaacaggaggggagggggggtgtCCTTCCTAACTGCAAACCGTCTCCCCCTCTTGTGCGCAGAAACAAAATTTCAAGTGACAACTCCTTCCAAACACAATAAGGTACGTCAGCTTTGTTTCTTCAATTCACTTCCATCGAAGAAACAGGTTTCCCATCAAATGAACAATTTATTTAGAATCGGTCACATTTTTAGTGCCCACTCGCACTTTGCAGGTATGTGAACAGCTTCTCATGTCGCTCTATGGAAATTCCTTTCCCATGACATCAAAGTGTACAATAAACTTTTTCCATTTGATACAGAAGTCATCACTGGTGCAGACTGGGCTACACAAGCTAAAAGCTGCCTCTTCAGTGAGGCCTTTTCACTAACACTAGGTTTGCTTTGTCAGCAGAGAGGAGTTTCCGCTCTGCTCCCGTCTCCTCAGGAGTCCAGCATCGCCGTGGATGTGATGTTTCACATGCACAACTCTTCTTTCCCACATGAATGAAtggtttttaacacattttatgacTCATGGTAAGTTTGTACTGATAGTTACACATAGGCAGAACAAAAACCATCAGGTAGGCCTCATTGTCATTTTGGCAAGCATGAGCAAAGGActccagatttttaaaaataaactaaatcttATCGCTTTATctctaaaatgacaaaattacacagTCCCACTAGATAGAAGTGGCTATTTTAAACCTCGTAAAagcttttcatttgtttataaAGTTATCTTAGGACCAACAGGTGTAAATAAAATCATAGAAATGGACTAACAAAAATCAACACGCTTTTTAGTCATCACTACTGAGGGTTATCAGCATCATTTCTAATCTggggaaaatgcacaaaaacaaatcatacACATGAGATGcaacaaaagtgttttttgtttactacaccccaaatatatatgtaattattattattattattattattattaagcacGCCACACAGAATTATGACTGTTTAGATTTTAGGAGACTCACTCAGAGCCACTGCTGTGCTCGTCAAAAGGAAAcactaaacattaaaaacattaaacctGACCATGGTTCCCCAAATCAACCACGCTAATTCAGATTCTGaactgtttttaaatttaaaaatacacacaagtgaGCCAGTGTGAGCATTTAAGAACCAGTCTCTAGGATTTTCCACCAACATACCTTACATTAAATGCCTGTGTGACATGTTTGGACTgttcaattatttttcttttctttgaagAAGTCAAATATTCTTAAAATGTACAACAACTTaagtgaataaaatgaaaagcaCATCAGTCTGATCATTTTTGCACCAAAGATCTAATCACGTGAATACCGGACCTTGACACAAATAACACCATCTGTATAGTGTTACCTCATGACCATACACCATATTGTAttaacatttttgaaatataaattacatattaGTTACAGTTGAAATTTTTTTAGACTTAATAATTTTACTCCAACACTGTAAGGGCCACAAGTGTAATTACCAGGATATCATTGTGtataactttatatttttatcaCCTTTGAAACCAGGACACATGGAATTAACGtcccaaaataacaaaaaacaaaaatagtacTGGCTGGGTTAAAATTGTCATCTATtagtttaaatagttttcattcTTGTACTTAACATTTTTACAGGTTTGCaactttgaacattttttttagtttcattgTAGGGCACTGTTTAGTCCTTATGGTAGATTACATGGTAACATACAAACACTCAGGAACCACACGAGTGTACCCTATGATGCAGAACACACAGCATGCAATAGTTACTgacacacagcagtgttttaCACCATGTCTTCAttgtgattcttttttttttttttttttttttcaggatgcTCCACGGACAACAATCATGACCAGGTAGTCCTCTTCACTTTTTGCCAGAGTTTTGGCAGAAGAATCGAGGAACTGCTTGGAGAAATCACAGGGGGGGAAGGCGTGAAGAACCCCTGTGTTGTCTTTATCTCTGCTCCCCCCCACAGGCAGGCTGATGACTCCAGCTGCTTGCTTTTGGTTGAGGTAAGACACCAGGTTACGGAGAGGTCGTTGGGTTGATGCTGCCGGGTCGGACGAGGATGCCTCCTCCGTAGCCCCGGGGACCGCCAGCAGGATGGCGTAGCCGCCGGGCCCCGCCACCTTGATGCGACGTGACACCTCGTTGAGCTTGGGCTGGTCCAGACGCAGGCGTTGCATGATCTTCAGTTCGCTCACCTGCCTCCCCGTGGAGCTGTCAACGAGCAAGTCACTGGCTACATTGTGGTCGCCCTCCAGCAGGTGCATGTTCGCCGGGAAATTACTGTTCTTTAGCAGTAGCATGCCGTGCCAGGCCAGACTTAGCTTAGAACCGTCCATTTTAGATGACGGGCCTCCCTTTGAGCTGTTTTCAGAGCGTTCTTTCTTTGAAGGCCCTTTGCCTCCGTCTCCAGCCTTACGTTTACGCTCTCCACCTGCTgagatgctgctgctgcctggGCCTTTATCAGACAGGCTGTGGCTTTTTAGTTTCCGCTCAGCACCACCTCTGTCAACGCTACGTTCACCCGCCGGGGAGGCTCTATCCCCCCGACCAGGACGATCTGAGTCACTGAAGCGCCCCCCGTCTCTGCTGCTGCCTCCAGGACTGGCATCAGGAGACGGGCGCCTACGCCTCACAGTCCTGTCTGTGGTGTCGGGCGAGCGGTCAAGATGACGCCCGTCCTCGATCGCACGCCTTTTACGAGGCGGTTCTCGTCCCTGCAGCTCACGCTCCAAAGACCAGGGCTCCCGGGTTCTGCGCTCTCGCTCCAAATGCTCCAGAGTTTCAAAAGGAGAGGCACGTACCCGGTCCCTGATAGCCGGGTTGGGCCAATCAGTACCAGGAAAAAGCTCTCTCTCCCTGTAATGCAGTGACGGTGGAGTCCGGTCCCTGACCCGTAGTGGTTCGGGTGTGGTGCGGTGAACAAATGTCTCTGGTACCAGGTCAAATGGCGGGATCGGGAGTGGCTGCAGGAACTGCTGCTGATACCGAAGCTCAGTGTCAGCAAAGTCCACCCTCAGTCGTCTGTCTGGACCCCCCAGTGGGAAGCCCCTCATGTGTGTGCACGCTGCCTGAGCAGCATCTAAGCTCTCATACTGGATGTAAGCCCAAGTGTCTCCTTTTCTGTAATCAATGGTCCGAATAGTTCCAAAACGATCAAACTCTCTTGCAAGTGCAGCCAGAGGAACCCAAGGTCCAAGCCCGCCCACCCACAGACGTGTGGTGGGGGTCGCTTTCCCATATCCAATCTTTATGGGGTTGCAGCCCACTATTTTCCCAGACATGCTGAGCTTAGCACGGTGAGCCATGTCAAGGTTCTCAAATTTCAGAAATCCATAAGTGCTGGTTTGTCCCCTGATGGATCTTTTAATGTCCACTTCAGTAATGACCCCGAACCTGTCGAAGGCTCTCCTCAAGTCAGCCTCAGTCACGGTTATATCCAGGTTTCCTAAAAACAACGTCCTGTTAGCTCTTTGGTCATCTTCTGGAGATATAAACTCTTCATCACGAAAAGCAGCCCGCTCAGCGATGAAAGATGGACGAGCCCGGGCCTCGAACAGAGCAAACTCTCTGTCCCGCTCCAGCTCTCTGGTCAGAgggggaggtggaggaggggggAGCCGCCCCAGGGCCAGCTGCTGCAGCCTGTAGTCTCTGTATCCGAGCCCTGTGGGTGAGAGCGGCCTTTGGAGGtgtctgtggctctgagccGCGTACAGGTCCCTCTCCACGGGCGACCGGCTCTTCTTCCGGTTGTTGTACACAGCCTCGATCCGCAGCGGCCGGTCGTAGAGCACCAAGCGGCCTCGGGCATGTTTAGCCGCCCATGCGTCCTCGGGCTTCCGGAAATTCACGAAGGCAATCCGCTCGTCGTTGCTACGGCTTATTTTGACACTGACGTCTCCAAATTTCTTAAACTCGTGAAAAAGTCCGTCCTCCACCTCTTCGTCGCTGAGCTGTGTGCCCAGGTCGCTGATTTTCAGTGTTTTGTACTCGGCCTCAGTGCCGGGCGGCTGCACTCTCTGCTCCCCCCGCGAGGAGCTCCTCTGAGCGGATAAGTCCAGCGCTAAGCTCAGGCTGTGGTTTTTACTGACGGCTGCCATCGACCCACAGCTGTGATTATTTCCTGTCCGACTATGACCGTCTAAATCCCTGTCTCTTTTCTCACCGAGTAGGCTCCGTCTGGTGGAGCCACCGTCGCTTTTCCCGGTGCCGTTGTTGCTCCCGCTGGAGACGGACAGAGCCCCCATTTTCTTGCTGGTCGGATGACATCCTCCCCGGTCTCTAATGTCGTCCAAGGCGCGGGAGCGTTTTTTAATCGGCGACCGTTCTTTACCTTTCATTGTAGTCTACTCAGAGTTAAACTACAGGACAGACCTTATAACAAGCCGTTTCTGCAAAAAgtactggaattaaaatggattGAATTACTGACCCTGcggcaaaacaacaacagtcgCCATTTTGTAAAGATTAACACAAAGACCCGCCCCCTCgcactgattggctgaaaagtggGTGGATAACTTTAAAAACCTCTCACTTCATCTTACGCGTGAGATAataaattgtattgtattgtaaaaCAATAAATCTATTTTTGAGCGTCTAGATGAAATATCAAGCTAAATATGAAAGTACAacgtatatactgtaaatattgcaaaaaagatTTAGGACATTTGTTCTCAGacctttttttggctcaagaacAACCTTTCTCCTATTTCTAAATCCCTTTGCCcgaatgaaacattttttttcacaattctaTGAAagcataatatataataataacaaacaagcaaaaaacattatgtgtatatatatatatatatatatatatatatatatatatatatatatatatatatatatatatatatatatatatatatgccttTACCTCTTCTTAGGTAGatatttgtgtgcttttgatTTATTAGgattttattgttattctatttttttaatgtgtcataACAACATTCCAAGCTGCtacacattttgttgtataaccttgtacaatgacaataaaaagctatctatctatctatatatctatctatctaaattcaaattcaaaacagctttattggcatgagaatacaggtttacattgccaaagcaagtgtgacaaccatgtacacaaaaagattaaattgaattaaatagctacatttgtgcaaaacaataagattaaaataaaatgataaaataatctttcactatatatatgtagaacaaaatttacaattaatttataagtgttataaaaggagaaaaagtcatgtagataattttacatatatcaatatacacacatatgcatctGGTTGTATAAGTACAAACATATACATACggtacatgtacacaaacgccaaatgtatatattcatgcatgcatgggcagactatctatatatacatacatgtagtGGGACTGTAGGGTCTATGGGGGCTGGAGGTCGTTAGAGTTCCTTTTCCTGTCACAGCATTTAATTAATCTTGCAGCTGTGTTTGCACATTGCTGGACTTCCCCGAGCAGGTAGGGGAGTTTGTGGACGTCAGACAGGTTCTGAAAGTCTTTGTGGGTGTGGGTGATCAGGGGGAAGTAAGAGTCTCTGAGGTCCTGGTAGCAGGGGAAGGAGGTCAGGAAGTGCAGCTCGGTCTCCACCTGGCCCTGGGTGCAGTGGGTGCACAGTCTGTCCTCTCTGTGTCGGCCTTTCTCTACGGCCAGGCTGTGCTCGCTGAGTCTGTGCTGGGTCATGATTTTCCTGAGCTGTGGGTTGGTAAGAGTGTACAGGTATTCTGCCATTGTGTACGTCCTGTTTAGGGCCAAGTAGACGTCCAGTTTGCTCTGGGTTTGGGTTGATTATTTCCAGTGGTTCAGGTAGTTTTCCTTCTGTTTTCTTATGATGTGGTTCAGTCTGGTTGGGGTTCTGTATGGGGTTCTGGTTGTGTTTGAGTACGGAGTCCGAGCACCAGCTGACTGAGAGGGCATCCGTCTACAGTCTCTGTTTGAGGGCTTTGTGGTGGAGGGTGCTGGTCTCACTTTCCTTGAGGTGTTGATACATTTTGATTGCTCTCTTCTGGATTTTAATAATTACAGGGACAATAGTCCAAATTCTGCTCTGCATGCATTGTTTGGTGTTTTCTGCTGGACGCAGAGGATGGATTTCCAAAATTTTGCATGCAGTCTCAATTTGGTGTTTATCCCatttgaaatgcacaaaactacacaaaaaaaagactccagaatcacactacaatgcatcaaaaaacaataattatacaaaaaatgcacaaaaa
This portion of the Gouania willdenowi chromosome 7, fGouWil2.1, whole genome shotgun sequence genome encodes:
- the rbm15 gene encoding RNA-binding protein 15 — translated: MKGKERSPIKKRSRALDDIRDRGGCHPTSKKMGALSVSSGSNNGTGKSDGGSTRRSLLGEKRDRDLDGHSRTGNNHSCGSMAAVSKNHSLSLALDLSAQRSSSRGEQRVQPPGTEAEYKTLKISDLGTQLSDEEVEDGLFHEFKKFGDVSVKISRSNDERIAFVNFRKPEDAWAAKHARGRLVLYDRPLRIEAVYNNRKKSRSPVERDLYAAQSHRHLQRPLSPTGLGYRDYRLQQLALGRLPPPPPPPLTRELERDREFALFEARARPSFIAERAAFRDEEFISPEDDQRANRTLFLGNLDITVTEADLRRAFDRFGVITEVDIKRSIRGQTSTYGFLKFENLDMAHRAKLSMSGKIVGCNPIKIGYGKATPTTRLWVGGLGPWVPLAALAREFDRFGTIRTIDYRKGDTWAYIQYESLDAAQAACTHMRGFPLGGPDRRLRVDFADTELRYQQQFLQPLPIPPFDLVPETFVHRTTPEPLRVRDRTPPSLHYRERELFPGTDWPNPAIRDRVRASPFETLEHLERERRTREPWSLERELQGREPPRKRRAIEDGRHLDRSPDTTDRTVRRRRPSPDASPGGSSRDGGRFSDSDRPGRGDRASPAGERSVDRGGAERKLKSHSLSDKGPGSSSISAGGERKRKAGDGGKGPSKKERSENSSKGGPSSKMDGSKLSLAWHGMLLLKNSNFPANMHLLEGDHNVASDLLVDSSTGRQVSELKIMQRLRLDQPKLNEVSRRIKVAGPGGYAILLAVPGATEEASSSDPAASTQRPLRNLVSYLNQKQAAGVISLPVGGSRDKDNTGVLHAFPPCDFSKQFLDSSAKTLAKSEEDYLVMIVVRGAS